The Setaria viridis chromosome 6, Setaria_viridis_v4.0, whole genome shotgun sequence genome contains a region encoding:
- the LOC117861325 gene encoding ABC transporter G family member 14: protein MPPPLEQDEQQTAGGGSHRAAPPSPPPPNMIAFSSCSSSSSSSGTPSCTSVATTTTTTATTNSSSGAVVHPTTSSPPSPADARLRPAANSFPLVLKFEEVVYKVKLGQPTAGWCDKLSAAASMAVGGGDGRKKKAAAPGSSAREKTIISGMSGVVRPGEMLAMLGPSGSGKTTLLTALGGRHGGRALLSGKITYNGQPFSGAVKRRTGFVTQHDVLYPHLTVAETLWYTALLRLPRALSAGEKRSQAEAVARELGLAKVAHSMVGGVRGVRGLSGGERKRVSIGLEMLIDPSLLLLDEPTSGLDSTTAARIVGTLRRMAAGGGRTVVVTIHQPSSRLYHMFDKVLLLSADGCPIYYGRAADALSYFASVGFASPLSLNPADLMLDLANGIAPQTASGDGDVGEARPAAVTGGSESEHKEVRAKLAAAYERHIAPAVKLDICARETSAAASPGGGQAPSSRRRGSASSEWTTGWCTQFLVLLQRGLKERRHESFNKLRIFQVLSVASLAGLLWWRTPASHLQDRTALVFFFSVFWGFFPLYNAVFTFPLERPMLLKERSSGMYRLSSYFASRAAADLPMELGLPTAFVLILYWMGGLDPHPGPFLLSLAVVLYSVLVAQSLGLAIGAVLMDVKQGTTLASVITMVFLIAGGYYVQHIPPFVAWLRWLNYSFYCYRLLLGIQFPNGGGYYDCGGGAMCPVAEFPAIKAVGLNNHWVDVCVMALLLVGYRVVAYIALDRLKPR from the exons ATGCCGCCTCCGCTGGAGCAGGATGAGCAGCAGACAGCAGGAGGTGGTAGCCAccgagcagcgccgccgtcccctcctcctccgaaCATGATCGCCTTTAGCAGCtgcagtagtagtagtagtagtagcggCACTCCCTCTTGTACTTCTGTTGcgaccaccaccacaaccactgCCACCACCAACTCCTCCTCTGGCGCCGTCGTGCATCCCACCACCTCcagcccgccgtcgccggccgatgctcgcctccgccccgccgccaacTCCTTCCCTCTCGTCCTCAAG TTCGAGGAAGTGGTTTACAAGGTGAAGCTCGGGCAGCCGACGGCCGGATGGTGCGACAAGCTGTCGGCCGCGGCGAGCATGGCtgtcggcggcggggacgggaggaagaagaaggccgccgcACCGGGGTCGTCGGCGCGGGAGAAGACGATCATCAGCGGGATGTCCGGCGTGGTGCGGCCGGGGGAGATGCTGGCGATGCTGGGCCCGTCCGGGAGCGGCAAGACGACGCTTCTGACGGCGCTGGGCgggcggcacggcggccggGCGCTGCTCTCCGGCAAGATCACCTACAACGGGCAGCCCTTCTCCGGCGCCGTCAAGCGGCGCACCGGGTTCGTGACGCAGCACGACGTGCTGTACCCTCACCTGACGGTGGCGGAGACGCTGTGGTACACGGCGCTGCTCCGGCTGCCCCGCGCGCTGAGCGCCGGCGAGAAGCGCTCGCAGGCGGAGGCCGTGGCGCGTGAGCTGGGGCTTGCCAAGGTCGCGCACAGCATGgtcggcggcgtccgcggcgtGCGCGGGCTGTCCGGCGGCGAGCGCAAGCGCGTCAGCATCGGGCTCGAGATGCTCATCGACCCCAGCCTGCTTCTCCTCGACGAGCCAACCTCGGGGCTcgactccaccaccgccgcccggaTCGTCGGCACGCTCCGGCggatggcggccggcggcggccgcaccgTCGTGGTCACCATCCACCAGCCGTCGTCGCGGCTGTACCACATGTTCGACAAGGTGCTGCTGCTCTCAGCCGACGGGTGCCCCATCTACtacggccgcgccgccgacgcgcttTCCTACTTCGCCTCCGTCGGCTTCGCGTCGCCGCTCTCCCTCAACCCCGCCGACCTCATGCTCGACCTCGCCAACG GAATCGCGCCGCagacggcgagcggcgacggcgacgtcggcgaggcgcggccggcggcggtgaccgGCGGCAGCGAGAGCGAGCACAAGGAGGTGCGGGCCAAGCTGGCGGCCGCGTACGAGCGCCACATTGCGCCGGCGGTGAAGCTGGACATCTGCGCCCGGGAGAcatccgccgcggcgtcgccgggcggcgggcaggcgccgtcgtcgcgccgccgcggctcggCCTCGTCGGAGTGGACCACCGGGTGGTGCACGCAGTTCCTGGTGCTCCTCCAGCGCGGCCTCAAGGAGCGCCGCCACGAGTCGTTCAACAAGCTCCGCATCTTCCAGGTGCTGAGCGTGGCGAGCCTCGCCGGCCTGCTGTGGTGGCGCACGCCGGCGTCGCACCTCCAGGACCGGACGGCgctcgtcttcttcttctccgtcttctggGGCTTCTTCCCGCTCTACAACGCCGTGTTCACCTTCCCGCTGGAGCGGCCGATGCTGCTCAAGGAGCGCTCGTCGGGGATGTACCGGCTCTCCTCCTACTtcgcgtcgcgcgccgccgccgacctgcCCATGGAGCTCGGCCTGCCCACGGCGTTCGTGCTCATCCTCTACTGGATGGGCGGGCTCGACCCGCACCCCgggcccttcctcctctccctcgccgtCGTGCTCTACAGCGTGCTCGTAGCGCAGAGCCTGGGGCTCGCCATCGGCGCCGTGCTGATGGACGTGAAGCAGGGCACCACGCTGGCCTCCGTCATCACCATGGTCTTCCTCATCGCCGGCGGGTACTACGTGCAGCACATCCCGCCGTTCGTCGCGTGGCTCCGGTGGCTCAACTACAGCTTCTACTGCTACCGCCTCCTGCTCGGGATCCAGTTCCCCAACGGCGGCGGGTACTacgactgcggcggcggcgccatgtgCCCCGTGGCCGAGTTCCCGGCGATCAAGGCCGTCGGGCTCAACAACCACTGGGTCGACGTCTGCGTCATGGCGCTGCTTCTCGTCGGCTACCGCGTCGTCGCCTACATCGCGCTCGACCGCCTCAAGCCGAGGTGA